Proteins encoded by one window of Serratia nevei:
- a CDS encoding cysteine hydrolase family protein translates to MPTIPAPRSALLIIDMQVGLFASPDDPPFAAETLLVKTNALIRAARVANALVVFIRHTGPTGSPIAANSPRWQVHPDLDTDAETDWFIDKTHPSCFYQTGLAERLKQAGIGRLVISGMKTQYCVDTACRRGAELGFDMVLAADAHSCSDTAELGAEAIIRHHNQTLSGPFVTLALAEEVKF, encoded by the coding sequence ATGCCAACTATCCCCGCACCGCGCAGCGCCCTGCTGATTATCGACATGCAAGTCGGCCTGTTCGCCTCGCCGGACGATCCGCCGTTCGCCGCCGAAACCCTTCTGGTGAAGACCAATGCGTTGATTCGCGCCGCACGCGTGGCGAATGCGCTCGTAGTGTTTATTCGCCACACCGGCCCGACAGGTTCGCCTATCGCCGCAAACAGTCCGCGGTGGCAAGTTCACCCCGATCTCGACACCGATGCGGAAACCGACTGGTTCATCGATAAAACCCATCCCAGCTGTTTTTACCAGACTGGCCTGGCTGAGCGGCTTAAGCAAGCCGGCATCGGTCGGTTGGTGATTTCGGGAATGAAAACGCAATACTGCGTAGACACCGCGTGTCGGCGCGGTGCAGAGTTGGGATTTGACATGGTGTTGGCCGCCGACGCCCATAGCTGTTCAGACACGGCGGAACTCGGTGCCGAAGCCATTATCCGTCACCATAACCAGACCCTGTCGGGGCCATTCGTGACGCTGGCATTGGCGGAAGAGGTGAAATTCTAA
- the fusA gene encoding elongation factor G — translation MARTTPIERYRNIGISAHIDAGKTTTTERILFYTGVSHKLGEVHDGAATMDWMAQEQERGITITSAATTCFWNGMQHNYPQHRINIIDTPGHVDFTIEVERSMRVLDGAVMVYDSVGGVQPQSETVWRQANKYKVPRLAFVNKMDRIGADFFRVRKMMIERLKANPVPIVIPIGAEDHFSGVVDLVRMKAILWDEASQGMNFSFEEIPAELRDSAQEWRENMIEAAAEASEELMEKYLNQVPLSEEEIVHGLRVRTVAGEIQPMLCGSAFRNKGVQRMLDAVIELMPSPLDVPPMEGHGEHDEIITRKADDNEKFSALAFKLMTDPFVGQLTFVRVYSGVLAKGSSVYNPIKGKKERIGRIVQMHANDRKDIDELHAGDIAACVGLKDVTTGDTLCDPGAIITLERMTFPEPVIAQAIEPKTKGDQEKMGIALQRLSSEDPSFRVRTDEESGQTIIYGMGELHLEIIVDRMRREFGVETTTGKPQVSYRETIRKRVADVEGKFVRQSGGKGQYGHVVLTVEPNEPGKGFEFFDEIKGGVIPGEFIPAVKKGVLEALNNGVLAGYQVVDVKVHLTFGSYHDVDSSEQAFRMAAIFGFKEACRLADPVILEPIMSVEVETPEDYAGNVMGDLSSRRGLVQGMEEIPGGGGKEIRAKVPLSEMFGYSTTLRSMSQGRATYTMEFSHYAEAPRNVAEEIIHHSKR, via the coding sequence ATGGCTCGCACCACCCCTATCGAACGTTACCGCAACATCGGCATCTCCGCGCATATCGATGCCGGCAAGACCACCACCACCGAGCGGATTCTGTTTTACACCGGGGTCAGCCACAAGCTGGGTGAAGTGCATGACGGCGCGGCGACCATGGACTGGATGGCGCAGGAACAGGAGCGCGGCATCACCATCACCTCGGCGGCCACCACCTGCTTTTGGAACGGCATGCAGCATAATTATCCGCAGCACCGCATCAATATCATCGACACCCCCGGGCACGTCGATTTTACCATTGAAGTGGAGCGCTCGATGCGCGTGCTGGACGGCGCCGTGATGGTTTATGACTCGGTGGGCGGCGTGCAGCCGCAGTCGGAAACCGTTTGGCGCCAGGCCAACAAATACAAGGTGCCGCGGCTGGCGTTCGTCAACAAGATGGACCGCATCGGCGCGGACTTTTTCCGCGTGCGCAAAATGATGATCGAGCGCCTGAAAGCCAACCCGGTGCCGATCGTCATTCCGATCGGCGCCGAAGACCACTTCAGCGGCGTGGTGGATCTGGTGCGGATGAAGGCCATCCTGTGGGACGAAGCCTCGCAGGGCATGAACTTCAGCTTCGAAGAGATCCCGGCCGAGCTGCGTGATTCGGCGCAGGAGTGGCGCGAAAACATGATTGAGGCCGCCGCCGAAGCCTCGGAAGAGCTGATGGAGAAATACCTCAACCAGGTACCGCTGAGCGAAGAGGAGATCGTCCACGGGCTGCGGGTGCGCACCGTCGCCGGCGAAATCCAGCCGATGCTGTGCGGGTCGGCGTTCCGCAACAAAGGGGTGCAGCGCATGCTGGATGCGGTGATCGAGCTGATGCCCTCGCCGCTTGACGTGCCGCCGATGGAGGGCCACGGCGAACACGATGAAATCATCACCCGCAAAGCCGACGACAACGAAAAATTCTCGGCGCTGGCGTTCAAGCTGATGACTGACCCGTTCGTCGGCCAGCTGACCTTCGTGCGCGTCTACTCCGGGGTGCTGGCCAAAGGCAGCAGCGTTTACAATCCGATCAAGGGCAAAAAGGAGCGCATCGGCCGCATCGTGCAGATGCACGCCAACGATCGTAAGGACATCGACGAGCTGCACGCCGGCGACATCGCCGCCTGCGTCGGCCTGAAGGACGTCACCACGGGCGATACGCTGTGCGACCCCGGCGCCATCATCACGCTGGAACGCATGACCTTCCCCGAGCCGGTGATCGCCCAGGCGATCGAGCCGAAGACCAAGGGCGACCAGGAGAAAATGGGCATCGCGCTGCAGCGCCTCTCTTCGGAAGATCCGTCGTTCCGCGTGCGCACCGATGAAGAATCCGGCCAAACCATCATCTACGGCATGGGCGAGCTGCACCTGGAGATCATCGTCGATCGCATGCGCCGCGAATTCGGGGTGGAGACCACCACCGGCAAGCCGCAGGTGTCGTACCGCGAAACCATCCGCAAGCGGGTGGCCGACGTGGAAGGCAAGTTCGTGCGCCAGTCCGGCGGTAAAGGGCAATACGGCCACGTGGTGCTGACCGTCGAACCCAACGAACCCGGCAAAGGCTTCGAATTCTTCGATGAGATCAAGGGCGGCGTCATTCCGGGCGAATTTATCCCGGCGGTGAAAAAAGGTGTGCTCGAGGCGCTGAACAACGGCGTGCTGGCCGGTTATCAGGTAGTGGACGTCAAGGTGCACCTGACCTTCGGTTCTTACCATGACGTCGACTCGTCGGAACAGGCGTTCCGCATGGCGGCGATTTTCGGCTTCAAGGAAGCCTGCCGCCTGGCGGATCCGGTGATCCTTGAGCCGATCATGTCGGTGGAGGTGGAAACACCGGAAGATTACGCCGGCAACGTGATGGGCGACCTCTCCTCACGCCGCGGCCTGGTGCAGGGCATGGAAGAGATACCGGGCGGCGGCGGCAAGGAAATTCGTGCCAAGGTGCCGCTGTCCGAGATGTTCGGCTACTCGACGACCCTGCGTTCGATGTCGCAGGGCCGCGCCACCTACACCATGGAATTCAGCCACTACGCCGAAGCGCCGCGCAACGTGGCCGAAGAGATCATTCACCACAGCAAGCGTTAA
- a CDS encoding iron ABC transporter substrate-binding protein gives MKLRISSLGPVALLASSMMLAFGAQAASADQGIVIYNAQHENLVKSWVDGFTKDTGIKVTLRNGGDSELGNQLVQEGSASPADVFLTENSPAMVLVDNAKLFAPLDAATLAQVEPQYRPSHGRWTGIAARSTVFVYNPAKLTEAQLPKSLLDLAKPEWKGRWAASPSGADFQAIVSALLALKGEKATLEWLKAMKTNFTAYKGNSTVMKAVNAGQVDSGVIYHYYPFVDGAKTGENSNNIKLYYFKHQDPGAFVSISGGGVLASSKHQQQAQAFIKWITGKQGQEILRTNNAFEYAVGVGAASNPKLVPLKDLDAPKVDAAQLNSKKVVELMTEAGLL, from the coding sequence ATGAAGCTGCGTATTTCATCTCTCGGCCCCGTCGCCCTGCTCGCCTCCTCGATGATGCTGGCCTTCGGCGCTCAGGCGGCCTCGGCCGATCAGGGCATCGTCATTTACAACGCCCAACATGAAAACCTGGTCAAATCCTGGGTCGACGGGTTTACCAAAGACACCGGCATCAAGGTCACGCTGCGCAACGGCGGCGACAGCGAGCTGGGCAATCAGCTGGTGCAGGAAGGCAGCGCCTCGCCTGCCGACGTGTTCCTGACGGAAAACTCCCCGGCGATGGTGTTGGTGGATAACGCCAAGCTGTTCGCCCCGCTGGACGCCGCGACGCTGGCCCAGGTGGAACCGCAGTATCGCCCAAGCCACGGCCGCTGGACCGGCATCGCCGCCCGCTCTACCGTGTTCGTCTACAACCCGGCCAAACTGACCGAAGCACAGCTGCCGAAGTCGCTGCTGGACCTGGCCAAGCCGGAATGGAAAGGCCGCTGGGCCGCCTCGCCGTCGGGCGCCGATTTCCAGGCGATCGTCAGCGCGCTGCTGGCGCTGAAAGGCGAGAAAGCGACGCTGGAGTGGCTGAAAGCGATGAAAACCAATTTCACCGCCTATAAGGGCAACAGCACGGTGATGAAAGCGGTCAATGCCGGCCAGGTCGACAGCGGCGTGATCTATCACTACTACCCGTTCGTGGATGGCGCTAAAACCGGCGAGAACAGCAACAACATCAAGCTGTACTACTTCAAACATCAGGATCCGGGCGCGTTCGTCAGCATCTCCGGCGGCGGCGTGCTGGCTTCCAGCAAGCATCAGCAGCAGGCGCAGGCGTTCATCAAGTGGATCACCGGCAAACAGGGCCAGGAGATCCTGCGCACCAACAACGCCTTCGAATACGCCGTCGGCGTCGGCGCGGCCTCCAACCCGAAACTGGTGCCGCTGAAAGATCTGGACGCACCGAAAGTAGACGCCGCGCAGCTTAACAGTAAAAAAGTGGTCGAACTGATGACCGAAGCCGGCCTGCTGTAA
- a CDS encoding ABC transporter ATP-binding protein has translation MSTLELHGIEKSYNAIRVLEHIDLQVAAGSRTAIVGPSGSGKTTLLRIIAGFEIPDGGQILLQGQAMGNGGGWVPAHLRGIGFVPQDGALFPHFTVAGNIGFGLKGSKREKQRRIEALMEMVALDRRLAALWPHELSGGQQQRVALARALSQQPRLMLLDEPFSALDTGLRAATRKAVAELLTEAKVASILVTHDQSEALSFADQVAVMRNGRLAQVGAPQDLYLRPVDEPTASFLGETLVLTAELAHGWADCALGRIAVDDRQRSGPARIMLRPEQIQIGLSDPAQHGQAVITGIDFAGFVSTLNLQMAAGGAQIEIKTVSREGLQPGSQITLNVMGQAHIFAG, from the coding sequence ATGAGCACGCTCGAACTGCACGGTATCGAAAAATCTTATAACGCCATCAGGGTGCTGGAACACATCGACCTGCAGGTTGCCGCCGGCAGCCGCACGGCGATCGTCGGCCCTTCCGGCTCCGGCAAAACCACCCTGCTGCGCATCATCGCCGGCTTTGAAATTCCTGACGGCGGCCAGATCCTGCTGCAGGGGCAAGCCATGGGCAACGGCGGCGGCTGGGTGCCGGCGCATCTGCGCGGCATAGGCTTCGTCCCGCAGGATGGCGCGCTGTTCCCGCACTTTACCGTCGCCGGCAACATCGGTTTTGGCCTTAAAGGCAGCAAGCGTGAGAAACAGCGGCGCATCGAGGCGCTGATGGAGATGGTGGCGCTGGATCGCCGTCTGGCCGCGCTGTGGCCGCACGAGTTGTCCGGCGGGCAGCAACAACGGGTCGCTCTGGCGCGTGCCCTGTCGCAGCAACCCCGGCTGATGCTGCTGGACGAACCGTTCTCGGCGCTGGATACCGGCCTGCGCGCCGCCACCCGCAAAGCGGTCGCCGAACTGCTGACGGAGGCCAAGGTGGCGTCGATTCTGGTCACTCACGATCAAAGCGAAGCGCTGTCGTTCGCCGATCAGGTAGCGGTGATGCGCAACGGCCGGCTGGCGCAGGTGGGCGCGCCGCAAGATCTCTATCTGCGGCCGGTCGATGAGCCGACCGCCAGCTTCCTTGGCGAAACGCTGGTGTTGACCGCCGAACTGGCGCACGGTTGGGCCGACTGCGCATTGGGGCGTATCGCCGTCGACGATCGGCAACGCAGCGGCCCGGCGCGCATCATGCTGCGCCCGGAGCAGATTCAAATCGGTTTGTCAGATCCGGCGCAGCACGGCCAGGCGGTGATCACCGGCATCGATTTCGCCGGCTTCGTCTCTACGCTCAACCTGCAAATGGCCGCCGGCGGCGCGCAAATCGAGATCAAAACCGTCAGCCGCGAAGGCCTGCAGCCCGGTTCTCAGATCACTCTCAACGTGATGGGCCAGGCGCATATTTTCGCCGGTTGA
- a CDS encoding ABC transporter permease, with product MSNLSTHAAQTARRYSVVPRHQRPGAIVVASAVLLSLLALLPLGFVIGVAFETGWQTVNALVFRPRVAELLLNTLLLVVLTLPICAVLGVALAWLTERTTLPGRRLWAVLATAPLAVPAFVQSYAWISLVPSMHGLGAGVFISVLAYFPFIYLPAAAVLRRLDPGIEDVATSLGSRPLAVFFRVVLPQLKLAVWGGSLLIALHLLAEYGLYAMIRFDTFTTAIFDQFQSTFNGPAANMLAGVLVLCCLGLLLLEALSRGRARYARVGSGSARSQTPRRLSLPLAALALLLPISLTALALGVPFITLARWLWLGGFEVWRNAELWPALWQTLSLSAVGALLITLCAIPMAWLSVRYPARLYRVLEGCNYVTSSLPGIVVALALVTITIHSFRPIYQTEITLLLAYLLMFMPRALINLRAGIAQAPVELENVARSLGKSPAQALWSTTLRLAAPGAAAGAALVFLAIANELTATLLLAPNGTRTLATGFWALTSEIDYVAAAPYALIMVALSLPLTWLLYSQSKRTAGL from the coding sequence ATGTCAAACCTGAGTACCCACGCCGCGCAGACCGCGCGGCGTTATTCTGTTGTCCCCCGTCATCAGCGGCCGGGGGCGATCGTAGTGGCCAGCGCCGTGCTGCTGTCGCTGCTGGCGCTGTTGCCGCTGGGATTCGTTATCGGCGTGGCGTTTGAAACCGGCTGGCAAACGGTCAACGCTCTGGTTTTCCGCCCGCGCGTGGCGGAACTGCTGTTGAACACCCTGCTGTTGGTGGTGCTGACGCTGCCGATCTGCGCCGTGCTGGGCGTGGCCCTGGCCTGGTTGACCGAGCGCACCACGCTGCCGGGCCGCCGTCTCTGGGCGGTACTGGCCACCGCGCCGCTGGCGGTGCCGGCCTTTGTGCAAAGCTATGCCTGGATCAGCCTGGTGCCGTCGATGCACGGCCTGGGCGCCGGGGTCTTCATCTCGGTGCTCGCCTATTTCCCGTTTATTTACCTACCGGCCGCCGCCGTGCTGCGCCGTCTGGATCCCGGTATCGAAGACGTCGCCACCTCGCTCGGTTCCCGGCCGCTGGCGGTCTTTTTCCGCGTGGTGCTGCCGCAGCTGAAGCTGGCGGTCTGGGGCGGTTCCCTGCTGATCGCATTGCACCTGCTGGCGGAGTATGGCCTGTATGCCATGATCCGCTTCGATACCTTCACCACCGCGATCTTCGATCAGTTCCAATCGACCTTCAACGGCCCGGCGGCCAACATGCTGGCCGGCGTATTGGTATTGTGCTGCCTCGGGTTACTGCTGCTTGAGGCTCTCAGCCGCGGCCGCGCGCGCTATGCCCGCGTCGGTTCCGGCAGCGCCCGCAGCCAAACGCCGCGTCGCCTTTCGCTGCCGCTCGCCGCGCTGGCGCTGCTGCTGCCGATTTCGCTGACCGCGCTGGCGCTGGGCGTGCCTTTCATTACCCTGGCCCGCTGGCTGTGGCTGGGGGGATTCGAGGTGTGGCGCAACGCCGAGCTGTGGCCTGCGCTGTGGCAAACGCTGTCGCTGTCCGCCGTCGGCGCGTTGCTGATCACGCTGTGCGCCATTCCGATGGCCTGGCTGTCGGTACGCTATCCGGCCCGGCTGTACCGCGTACTGGAAGGCTGTAACTACGTGACCAGCTCGCTGCCCGGCATCGTGGTGGCGCTGGCCCTGGTGACCATCACCATTCACAGCTTCCGGCCGATTTACCAAACCGAAATCACCCTGTTGCTGGCGTATTTGCTGATGTTTATGCCGCGGGCGCTGATCAACCTGCGCGCCGGCATCGCACAGGCGCCGGTGGAATTGGAAAACGTGGCGCGTAGCCTCGGCAAATCGCCGGCGCAGGCGCTGTGGAGCACTACGCTGCGGTTGGCGGCGCCGGGTGCCGCGGCGGGCGCGGCGCTGGTGTTCCTGGCGATCGCCAATGAACTGACCGCCACGCTGTTGCTGGCGCCGAACGGCACCCGCACGCTGGCCACCGGATTTTGGGCGCTGACCAGCGAGATAGACTACGTCGCCGCCGCGCCTTATGCGCTGATTATGGTGGCGCTGTCATTGCCGCTCACCTGGCTTCTTTATTCTCAATCTAAACGCACGGCGGGACTATGA
- a CDS encoding ABC transporter substrate-binding protein, giving the protein MKYSFNGKKLAGLILLAFNATAAQAADVPAGAKLAPVQELVRANGYEPATLDPNLAESNVEFYIFNDLFEGLLRVGKDGEAIPALAQKWEHQGNVWTFHLRPQAKWSNGDPVTADDFVYSWRRLTDPKTASPYGSYLASAYVLNVAAINAGSKPPSELGVKALDAHTLQVTLSEPNSYLLKQLVHFPVLPVNRKVVEQYGKNWTQPAHFVGNGAFRLSQWVVNEKVVVERNPQYWDNANTVLNKVTFLPIQGFPEVARFRAGEVELGYTTPPELYQQLKKTLGEQQLVTYPLLSTSYFAFNNRQAPFNDLRVRQALNLALDKEIIAGKVLGYGQQPAWTFTPTGAGGYSLQPGAAAGWTPEQRHAQAKQLLAQAGFNAENPLRFTVLYSNDATIKKIVIAAAAMWKKNLGVEASLQSQERKVTLDNINRGQYGVAFTRWLADYNDPSTFLNVFRSDSSENSPKYHNPDYDRILHQATAAQTPQQVQQYFQQAEAVLAADTPVAPVYYEANATLIKPYVKGIDFTRQGALYDKNVYLLEH; this is encoded by the coding sequence GTGAAATATTCATTTAATGGCAAGAAACTGGCTGGTTTAATCCTCCTGGCTTTTAACGCGACGGCAGCTCAGGCGGCCGACGTACCGGCGGGCGCTAAACTGGCGCCGGTACAGGAATTGGTGCGCGCCAACGGCTATGAACCGGCGACGCTGGATCCGAACCTGGCCGAGAGCAATGTGGAGTTCTACATCTTCAACGATCTGTTCGAAGGTTTGCTGCGCGTCGGTAAAGACGGCGAAGCGATCCCGGCGCTGGCGCAGAAATGGGAGCATCAGGGCAACGTCTGGACCTTCCATCTGCGGCCGCAGGCCAAATGGTCGAACGGCGATCCGGTAACCGCCGACGATTTCGTCTACAGCTGGCGGCGCCTCACCGATCCGAAAACCGCGTCGCCGTACGGCAGCTATCTGGCTTCGGCCTACGTGCTTAATGTGGCGGCGATCAACGCCGGCAGCAAACCGCCGAGCGAGCTGGGCGTCAAGGCGCTGGACGCGCATACCCTGCAGGTGACGCTGTCGGAGCCCAACTCCTACCTGCTCAAGCAGCTGGTACATTTTCCGGTCTTGCCGGTTAACCGCAAGGTGGTGGAACAGTACGGCAAGAACTGGACTCAACCGGCGCATTTTGTCGGCAACGGCGCATTCCGTCTCAGCCAGTGGGTGGTGAACGAAAAGGTGGTGGTGGAGCGTAACCCGCAGTATTGGGACAACGCCAACACCGTGCTCAACAAGGTGACGTTCTTGCCGATACAGGGCTTCCCGGAAGTGGCGCGTTTTCGCGCCGGCGAGGTTGAGTTGGGGTATACCACACCGCCGGAGCTGTATCAGCAGCTGAAAAAAACGCTCGGTGAGCAACAGCTGGTGACCTATCCGCTGCTCTCCACCAGTTATTTTGCCTTCAACAACCGCCAGGCGCCGTTTAACGACCTGCGGGTGCGCCAGGCGCTGAATCTGGCGCTGGACAAAGAGATTATCGCCGGCAAGGTGCTGGGATACGGCCAACAGCCGGCCTGGACCTTTACCCCAACGGGGGCGGGCGGCTATAGCCTGCAGCCCGGCGCGGCGGCCGGCTGGACGCCGGAACAACGGCACGCCCAGGCGAAGCAACTGCTGGCGCAGGCCGGTTTCAACGCCGAGAACCCGCTGCGGTTTACCGTGCTGTACAGCAATGACGCCACCATCAAGAAGATCGTCATCGCCGCCGCCGCCATGTGGAAAAAGAACCTAGGGGTAGAGGCCAGCTTGCAAAGCCAGGAGCGTAAAGTGACGCTGGATAATATCAACCGCGGGCAGTACGGCGTGGCCTTTACCCGCTGGCTGGCGGATTACAACGATCCATCCACCTTCCTGAACGTGTTCCGTTCCGACAGCAGCGAGAACAGCCCCAAATACCATAACCCGGACTATGACCGCATTCTGCATCAGGCGACGGCGGCGCAGACGCCGCAGCAGGTGCAGCAATATTTCCAGCAGGCCGAGGCGGTGCTGGCCGCCGATACGCCGGTGGCACCGGTGTACTACGAGGCTAACGCCACGCTCATTAAACCTTACGTGAAGGGGATCGACTTTACCCGTCAGGGCGCCTTGTACGATAAAAACGTCTATCTTCTCGAGCACTGA
- a CDS encoding glycine zipper domain-containing protein translates to MFGKAEDKANEAAGAVEEAFGKAVDSPEHQVRGAARKYASQASYAARDAADSVRTQVEANPLAGVAVAAAVGIVFGFLLGRK, encoded by the coding sequence ATGTTTGGTAAAGCGGAAGACAAAGCCAATGAAGCCGCAGGCGCGGTAGAAGAAGCGTTCGGCAAAGCCGTGGATTCACCGGAGCATCAGGTGCGCGGCGCGGCGCGCAAATACGCCTCCCAGGCCAGCTATGCCGCCCGAGACGCAGCGGACAGCGTAAGAACCCAGGTGGAAGCCAACCCGCTGGCCGGCGTGGCCGTTGCGGCGGCGGTCGGCATCGTTTTCGGCTTCTTGCTGGGACGCAAATAA
- a CDS encoding magnesium transporter, with protein MIKSHQHYSSPALSATETLDETSVAGYMNADFITVPATMTVNHAREYLLSQLKTDEIPTRVFITADDYHLRGTLSVKKLLQCDEQDKAVGVMMDHSYFQVSPDDDRNDVAHLLGKGGLDVVPVVANNTLVGVLGEREIARLVEDENTEDAQRQGASLPLDKPYLETSPWALWRKRSVWLLMLFVAEAYTGNVLKAFEDQLEAAIALAFFIPLLIGTGGNSGTQITSTLVRAMALGEVSLRNLGAVIRKEVTTSLLIAVTIGLAAWVRAWIMGVGMEVTLVVSLSLVAITVWSAIVSSIIPMLLKRLGIDPAVVSAPFIATFIDGTGLIIYFKIAQQVLGI; from the coding sequence ATGATCAAGTCACATCAACATTATTCTTCTCCGGCGCTGAGCGCGACTGAAACTCTCGACGAGACCTCGGTCGCCGGCTATATGAACGCCGATTTTATTACTGTTCCCGCGACGATGACGGTCAATCATGCCCGGGAATATTTACTTTCACAGCTAAAAACGGACGAAATTCCCACCCGGGTATTTATTACCGCGGACGATTATCATCTGCGCGGCACGCTGTCGGTGAAAAAACTGCTGCAGTGCGACGAGCAGGATAAAGCGGTCGGCGTGATGATGGACCACAGCTATTTTCAGGTTTCGCCCGACGACGATCGCAACGACGTGGCGCATCTGCTCGGCAAGGGCGGCCTGGACGTGGTGCCGGTCGTGGCGAACAACACGCTGGTCGGCGTGCTGGGGGAGCGAGAGATCGCCCGCCTGGTCGAGGATGAAAACACCGAAGACGCGCAGCGCCAGGGCGCGAGCCTGCCGCTGGACAAGCCTTATCTGGAGACCAGCCCGTGGGCGCTGTGGCGTAAACGATCGGTGTGGCTGCTGATGCTGTTCGTCGCCGAAGCTTACACCGGCAACGTGCTGAAGGCGTTTGAAGATCAGCTCGAAGCGGCGATCGCGTTGGCGTTCTTCATCCCGCTGCTGATCGGCACCGGCGGCAACAGCGGCACCCAGATCACCTCGACGCTGGTGCGCGCCATGGCGCTGGGTGAGGTCAGCCTGCGCAACCTGGGCGCGGTGATCCGCAAGGAAGTGACGACCTCGCTGCTGATCGCCGTCACCATTGGCCTGGCGGCCTGGGTACGCGCCTGGATCATGGGCGTCGGCATGGAGGTGACGTTGGTGGTCAGCCTGTCGCTGGTGGCAATCACCGTGTGGAGCGCGATTGTCTCGTCGATCATTCCGATGCTGTTGAAACGTCTCGGCATCGATCCGGCGGTGGTATCGGCGCCGTTTATCGCTACCTTTATCGACGGCACCGGCCTGATTATTTATTTCAAAATTGCCCAGCAGGTATTGGGTATTTAA
- a CDS encoding alpha/beta hydrolase, whose product MSVLRILALLAATAAALPAQAKPVLHGAAAENGIRWQSCLNSGFQRWFDEPPPPGLRCGYLEVPLAYATPPAHAAQAGEQTVRLALTLLPATGPKKGSVVMISGGPGLPGINPYLGNDGHVDRLRKSYDIIGYDPRGVGQSTPKISCQVAEGDETPSPDDNDVAGAENQTRTLIAACIKQTGADVLQHIGTDEAVNDLNAIRHALGEPGLTAVAYSYGTKVAALYAERFPKKTRALVLDGVVDLAEDDFTQRLNQERGFQQSFLRFAAYCGKTDSCQLGGGANQALQRYHALLRKLHEQPFVTAAGYEISADDVLTVTRSLLLWPERWHELATVLRQLDAGIAGQQVSDLIDESYSPDADDALNVITCADVANPTADPQLLRRQRQEINTAAMYAHYLPLHEYPLEMCDLWPYRGKDRPHTPVESAALPPLLFVAQRYDPTTPYRNAQVMAAAFKSPLITRERDGHTLVLNGIDSCVDESVVDYLLAPKKPRHDKTCR is encoded by the coding sequence ATGTCAGTACTGCGTATTCTGGCGCTGCTCGCCGCGACCGCCGCCGCGTTGCCCGCCCAGGCCAAGCCTGTGCTCCACGGCGCGGCGGCCGAGAACGGCATTCGTTGGCAATCATGTCTCAACAGCGGTTTTCAGCGCTGGTTCGATGAGCCGCCACCGCCGGGGCTGCGCTGCGGTTACCTTGAGGTGCCGTTAGCCTACGCCACGCCGCCCGCTCATGCGGCGCAGGCGGGCGAACAGACCGTGCGTTTGGCGCTGACCCTGCTGCCCGCCACCGGGCCGAAAAAGGGCAGCGTGGTGATGATCAGCGGCGGGCCGGGCCTGCCGGGCATCAATCCTTATTTGGGCAATGATGGTCACGTCGACAGGCTGCGTAAATCCTACGATATCATCGGTTACGATCCGCGCGGCGTCGGCCAATCGACGCCGAAAATCTCCTGTCAGGTGGCCGAAGGCGACGAAACCCCGTCACCGGACGACAACGACGTGGCCGGTGCGGAGAACCAGACGCGCACCCTGATTGCCGCCTGCATCAAACAGACCGGCGCGGACGTGCTGCAACATATCGGCACCGACGAAGCGGTCAACGATCTGAACGCGATCCGCCACGCGCTGGGCGAACCGGGGCTGACGGCGGTGGCGTACTCTTACGGCACCAAGGTGGCGGCGCTGTATGCCGAACGTTTTCCGAAGAAAACGCGCGCGCTGGTGCTCGACGGGGTGGTGGATCTGGCGGAAGACGATTTCACCCAGCGGCTGAACCAGGAGCGGGGCTTCCAGCAAAGCTTCCTGCGCTTCGCCGCCTACTGCGGCAAAACCGACAGCTGCCAGCTGGGCGGCGGCGCCAATCAGGCGCTGCAGCGTTATCATGCCTTGCTGCGCAAGCTGCATGAGCAGCCGTTCGTCACCGCGGCGGGGTATGAAATCTCCGCCGACGACGTGCTGACGGTCACGCGTTCGCTGCTGCTGTGGCCGGAGCGCTGGCACGAGCTGGCGACCGTGCTGCGCCAGCTCGATGCCGGGATCGCCGGGCAGCAGGTTTCCGATCTGATCGACGAAAGCTATTCGCCGGATGCCGATGACGCGCTGAACGTCATCACCTGCGCCGACGTCGCCAACCCGACGGCCGATCCGCAGCTGTTGCGCCGGCAGCGGCAGGAGATCAATACCGCCGCTATGTATGCCCACTATCTGCCGCTGCACGAATACCCGCTGGAAATGTGCGATCTGTGGCCGTACCGCGGCAAAGATCGGCCGCACACGCCGGTGGAATCTGCCGCGTTGCCGCCGCTGCTGTTCGTCGCGCAGCGCTACGATCCGACCACGCCGTACCGCAACGCGCAGGTGATGGCCGCCGCCTTTAAAAGCCCGCTGATCACCCGCGAACGCGACGGGCATACGCTGGTGCTGAACGGCATCGACAGCTGCGTTGACGAAAGCGTGGTGGATTATCTGCTGGCGCCGAAAAAGCCGCGCCACGACAAGACTTGCCGTTGA